From Quercus robur cultivar Fastigiata chloroplast, complete genome:
TTATTAGAATGAAGTCCCAGGCCTTATGCTTATGTCATGTCAATTGCGAAATATCTCGTTTGTTGTAACACTTCCTAAAAAACTATTCCATTGGACTAACAATGGGAAGGAAGAAGGCGAGTCGTTCTGCTAATTCCCCATTCTCCAATCAGTCCTTCCCATGGGTTAGTGTCCCACCAAATAATTGGAGGAGTGAAATCCTAATCGAATTCAAAAAAAGCAGTAAGTCCAAGGAAATAAACTAAAAAAAAAATACGTATTTTTTTTTTTCGGATTAAACAAAGGGATTCGCAAATAAAAGTGCTAACGCTACAACCAGTCCATAAATTGTTAAAGCTTCCATAAAAGCCAGACTAAGCAATAAAGTACCTCGTATTTTTCCCTCCGCCTCGGGCTGTCTCGCGATCCCTTCTACAGCTTGGCCCGCAGCAGTACCTTGACCAACCCCAGGTCCAATAGAAGCAAGCCCGACGGCCAACCCAGCAGCAATA
This genomic window contains:
- the atpH gene encoding ATP synthase CF0 subunit III gives rise to the protein MNPLISAASVIAAGLAVGLASIGPGVGQGTAAGQAVEGIARQPEAEGKIRGTLLLSLAFMEALTIYGLVVALALLFANPFV